CGCCCTGGGGCGGTCGATGGTGATCAGGAGGGTCGAGCCGATGCGTTCGGTGCGGACTTCGGCGCGTGCGTCGGTGGTGCTCATGGGGTGCTTCCGTCTTCCGTTATCGGGTGGCCAGTTCGGCGAGGACGTCGGCGGTGTCCTGGCCCGCGACGGGCGCCAGACGGCGGATCGAGCCGGGCGTGGCGGAGAAGCGCACCGGGATGCCCACGGTCCGGATCGCGCCCTCGGTCGGGTGCTCGACGGTGTCGAGGAGATGGCCGTCGCGGACGTACTCGTCCTCGTGCGCGCGGTCCAGCTCCAGCACCGGGGCCATCGGGATGCTGTGCTTGGAGCACACCTCGGTCCACTCGGCGGTGGTCAGCGCCGGGGCGCACTCCTCGATCAGGGCGGCCAGGCCTTCGTGGTCGCCGGTGGCGATGGCCTCGCCGTTGACGCGCGGGTCGTCGGCCAGGTCGGCACGGCCCGCGGCGGCGAAGAAGTCGCGGAAGTTCTGCGGGTTGTAGGGAATCACACAGGCGAGACCGTCCTTCGTACGGACGGCCCGGTGGCCCTTCGTCATCGACAGGGGGAAGCCCGTGGTGCCCTGCGCCGGCTCGTAGACGTGCCCGGAGAGGTGCTCGACCAGGTTGAACGCGATGAGCGTGTCCGTCATCGGGATCTCGACGTGCTGGCCCTGACCTGTGGTGTTCCGGTGCAGCAGCGCGGCGAGCACGCTGTAGGCGATGGTCAGGGAGGACACCTTGTCGCCGAGGATGGTCGGCAGGTACACCGGCTCGCCCAGGGCGCGGTCGGCGATGTCGACGAGGCCGGAGGAGGCCTGCACGGTCTCGTCGTAGGCGGCGTCACCGGCCCGGTCGGAGTCGCTGCGGAAACCCTGGGCGTGTGCGTAGACCAGGCCCGGGTTGCGCGAGGCGACGTCGTCGTACGTCAGGCCCAGGCGGCCGAGGGCGTTCGGGCGCATGTTGGTGATGAGCACGTCCGCGGTGTCGATCAGGTCCAGGGCCTGAGCGCGCTCGGCGTCGTCCTTGAGGTTGAGCGAGACGCTGCGCTTGTTGCGGTTGACGTTGAGGTTGAGCGGGGTCATGCCGGGCGTGGTGCGGTACTGGCCGACGCGGACGGTGTCCGCGGGCGACTCGATCTTGATCACGTCGGCGCCGAGGTCTCCGAGGATCTGGGCGGCGTAGGGGCCCATCACGACGGTCGAGAGGTCGATCACGCGCACACCGTCCAGGGGGCCGGTGGGGGTGTTGGTGTCCGTCATCGTTCGTCCTTTCGGGACTTGCTTCGTTGCCTGAATACGAAGCTAGTAGCGAAGGGAAAGAAACGGAATGATCATGATGCGAACGACGGTATGACCACAGCGGTCATACCGTTTGTGGACGCTAATTATGCAGGGGCTCAGCGAAGATCTCGCGGGCGGCATCGACGAGTTCTGCCAGGTCACCGGAGTCCGCGTCGGCACGCTCACGGTTCCAGAGCAGCGCGGTCTCCAGACGCGGGTGGAAATCCGTGAAGGGCAGAACGGCCACGTTCTCCATTCGATAACCGTTTATCGGGCTTTTCGCGTCCAGCATCGAAATGGAGAACGCGAGACCGGAGGAAATCACCTCGGCGGACGCCCCGAATCCCGTGTTGGTGAGCTTTATGCGTTTCTTCACCCCGAGCTCCGCCAGCTGACGGTCGAGCTGGTCGAAATACGCGGGAGTGATCTCCGAGGGCGAGGCGGCGTAGGGGAGGTCGGTCAGCTCGGCCAGCGCGATCGCCTCCCGCCCGGCGAACCGGTCCGCCGGTACGACCGCGCCGAGCCGCTCCGACATCACCGTCAGCTGCTCCAGCGCGGGACCGGCCACCGGGAGCCGGGCCAGCGTCAGCGCGAGGCGGCCGTCGCGCACCGCGGTGACCAGGTCGGCGGTGGCGCCGGGCCAGCGCTTGATCTCGAACCGCTCCCGCACCCGCTCGGTGAGGGCGTTGACCCGCTCCCGCAGGTCG
This is a stretch of genomic DNA from Streptomyces sp. NBC_00285. It encodes these proteins:
- a CDS encoding LysR family transcriptional regulator — encoded protein: MLHLRYFVAVAEELNFTAAARRLHMSTPPLSQRIKDLEHEVGHRLFDRSTHHVRLTPAGTTLLPIARDVLEQVNSIPWRLGEATRPQRMTAFLGMPEGVHPDLRERVNALTERVRERFEIKRWPGATADLVTAVRDGRLALTLARLPVAGPALEQLTVMSERLGAVVPADRFAGREAIALAELTDLPYAASPSEITPAYFDQLDRQLAELGVKKRIKLTNTGFGASAEVISSGLAFSISMLDAKSPINGYRMENVAVLPFTDFHPRLETALLWNRERADADSGDLAELVDAAREIFAEPLHN
- a CDS encoding CaiB/BaiF CoA transferase family protein; this translates as MTDTNTPTGPLDGVRVIDLSTVVMGPYAAQILGDLGADVIKIESPADTVRVGQYRTTPGMTPLNLNVNRNKRSVSLNLKDDAERAQALDLIDTADVLITNMRPNALGRLGLTYDDVASRNPGLVYAHAQGFRSDSDRAGDAAYDETVQASSGLVDIADRALGEPVYLPTILGDKVSSLTIAYSVLAALLHRNTTGQGQHVEIPMTDTLIAFNLVEHLSGHVYEPAQGTTGFPLSMTKGHRAVRTKDGLACVIPYNPQNFRDFFAAAGRADLADDPRVNGEAIATGDHEGLAALIEECAPALTTAEWTEVCSKHSIPMAPVLELDRAHEDEYVRDGHLLDTVEHPTEGAIRTVGIPVRFSATPGSIRRLAPVAGQDTADVLAELATR